Proteins encoded within one genomic window of Zestosphaera sp.:
- a CDS encoding TRAP transporter large permease subunit: MVLDPLTSFALFFIAFILMALAGIPIFASLGLSGIAVILLAGKDITIAIKSFMMPFQSFPMLGVFLFTLMGTVFERTQLTKYIIDAVEPAVGRVKGGLAISVAVSSAFFGLLTGSVAATAAAFSRLTGPEMERRGYPKSFAGSVICASAPLGAFIPPSIPGIIIAVATGTSVITMFMIGAGLGIILLAGLSILIFAISYRNNYGGVVRRYTWSEFGVNVLKTMPILVVPLGVLWSIYFGVFSVTEAGALGAAASFAVAALYRKLTLRKVLEIFVEASKTTGMILLLIGSSYIISFAFSLTGINAALISLLRDLGSQYVHMALLFLAAILAALGCFLDVIVLAIALGAVTVSALTPLGVNPYHINSLYLYGVLLGTCTPPVGAAVFVVSQTLNLPIEKLSRSVWVFVLLYLTLYVALIFIPELALWLPRLLRLPL, translated from the coding sequence ATGGTTCTCGACCCACTGACCTCGTTCGCACTGTTCTTCATAGCCTTCATACTCATGGCCCTGGCGGGGATACCTATCTTCGCCTCACTGGGTCTGAGCGGGATAGCAGTCATACTGCTCGCCGGGAAGGACATAACCATAGCGATCAAGAGCTTCATGATGCCCTTCCAGTCCTTCCCCATGCTGGGGGTGTTCCTCTTCACCCTGATGGGGACCGTGTTCGAGAGGACTCAGCTCACGAAATACATTATAGATGCAGTCGAGCCGGCTGTGGGTCGCGTCAAGGGAGGTCTCGCGATCAGCGTTGCAGTATCCAGCGCGTTCTTCGGCCTGCTGACGGGGTCTGTGGCGGCGACCGCGGCCGCCTTCTCCAGACTCACGGGGCCTGAGATGGAGCGCCGCGGCTACCCTAAGAGCTTCGCCGGCTCCGTCATATGCGCCTCAGCCCCGTTAGGGGCCTTCATACCTCCAAGCATTCCCGGGATAATCATAGCCGTGGCCACAGGGACTTCAGTGATAACGATGTTCATGATAGGGGCAGGCCTAGGCATCATACTGCTGGCGGGCTTGTCCATCCTGATATTCGCGATCTCCTACAGGAACAACTACGGGGGTGTGGTGAGGAGGTATACGTGGAGTGAGTTCGGCGTGAACGTCCTGAAGACTATGCCAATACTAGTGGTGCCGCTGGGTGTTCTATGGAGCATATACTTCGGCGTTTTCTCAGTCACGGAGGCCGGGGCTTTAGGGGCGGCAGCGTCGTTCGCCGTGGCGGCGCTCTACAGGAAGCTTACGTTGAGGAAAGTGCTCGAGATATTTGTCGAGGCCTCCAAGACCACTGGGATGATACTCCTGCTGATAGGGTCGTCCTACATAATCAGCTTCGCCTTCAGCCTGACCGGGATCAACGCCGCCCTCATATCCCTGCTCAGGGACTTAGGTTCGCAGTACGTGCACATGGCACTCCTCTTCCTAGCGGCTATACTCGCAGCCCTCGGATGCTTCCTGGACGTGATAGTCCTGGCAATAGCCCTGGGGGCGGTCACAGTGAGCGCCCTCACGCCGCTGGGTGTTAACCCATACCACATAAACTCGTTGTACCTCTACGGCGTTCTGTTAGGCACCTGCACACCACCGGTCGGGGCGGCGGTCTTCGTGGTCTCACAGACCCTGAACCTACCTATAGAGAAACTCAGCAGGAGCGTCTGGGTCTTCGTGCTGCTCTACCTAACGCTGTACGTGGCTCTAATATTCATCCCCGAGCTGGCCCTGTGGCTCCCCAGACTCCTCCGCCTACCGCTATAG
- a CDS encoding NAD(P)-dependent oxidoreductase — MTYLITGAGGFIGRFLVEKIVLELGEPVVALDRIPVSPFKNHPKIKYLTGDVSDVITVSKVMCKYRPRVIYHLAALLADACEADPITALRVNIDATQYLIDLGAAHGVEKFIFMSSEGVYHPDTPEPVKEEQAGNPPIYYGVAKYVGELIGLWYSRKGYIDFRALRPTVVFGPGRFRGPSAEYSSIIIESALRGETAIIKNPDDRVNYIYVRDTVNALIKLGEAEKAPSRVYNAGGFVSKVIDFAEMVRKYIPSLKYEVRPQPTVRYPAVVDITRAMNELGWRPEYLHEKAIEDYIETARKGSELFNIYA; from the coding sequence ATGACGTACTTAATCACGGGCGCCGGAGGGTTTATAGGCAGGTTCCTTGTCGAGAAGATAGTTCTTGAGCTCGGGGAGCCGGTCGTAGCTCTGGACAGGATCCCAGTATCCCCGTTCAAGAATCACCCGAAGATCAAGTACTTGACGGGCGACGTCTCAGACGTCATCACAGTAAGCAAAGTCATGTGCAAGTACAGGCCTAGGGTGATCTACCACCTCGCGGCCCTCCTGGCAGACGCGTGTGAGGCCGACCCCATCACAGCGCTCAGAGTGAATATAGATGCGACGCAGTACCTCATAGATTTGGGCGCGGCCCACGGGGTTGAGAAATTCATATTCATGAGTTCGGAGGGGGTCTACCACCCCGACACCCCTGAGCCGGTTAAGGAGGAGCAGGCGGGCAACCCGCCGATCTACTACGGCGTCGCCAAGTACGTGGGCGAGCTCATAGGTCTTTGGTACTCTAGAAAGGGCTACATAGACTTCAGGGCTTTAAGGCCTACGGTGGTGTTCGGCCCTGGGAGGTTCAGAGGGCCCTCAGCCGAGTACTCCAGCATAATAATTGAGAGCGCTTTAAGAGGCGAGACAGCAATCATCAAGAACCCGGACGACAGGGTCAACTACATCTACGTCAGGGACACCGTTAACGCCCTTATTAAACTGGGTGAGGCGGAGAAAGCCCCTTCGAGGGTCTACAACGCCGGGGGCTTCGTAAGTAAAGTCATAGACTTCGCGGAGATGGTGAGGAAGTACATACCCAGCCTCAAGTACGAGGTGAGGCCGCAGCCGACGGTTAGGTACCCCGCCGTAGTTGACATAACGAGGGCGATGAACGAGCTGGGCTGGAGGCCGGAGTACCTCCACGAGAAGGCTATAGAGGACTACATAGAGACCGCCAGGAAGGGGTCGGAATTATTCAACATATACGCATAA
- a CDS encoding dihydrodipicolinate synthase family protein, producing the protein MFEVTGIMTALITPFRAGTELCVECIEPLIRFQVERGVAGLYISGTYGEGVITPLSVREALFRRVIEAAPSKTTLLPHVGGADVGTVTHLARLAKDLGYPAVSVVGPLYHAPTRAGLVKFFSHVARADVPIIIYNNKGRQGYNISPEDFDAIVKEVPHVAGIKDASYDVEQLLEYVARFGSRHFIAGAGDNLLLYTFAVGAPAHICGVSNALPEIATDLYKAVTAGDLRRAAELQYRIVTLRKAIRRFGVETQEVLRAMLKLRGVDSGEPPIQLSYTLTDEQMGELKNILGKYLTQ; encoded by the coding sequence GTGTTCGAGGTCACGGGCATTATGACCGCGCTCATAACGCCGTTCAGAGCCGGCACTGAGCTGTGTGTGGAGTGTATTGAGCCCCTGATTAGGTTTCAGGTGGAGAGGGGTGTGGCAGGCCTCTACATATCGGGAACGTACGGTGAGGGCGTCATAACGCCGCTAAGCGTTAGGGAGGCCCTCTTCAGGAGGGTGATCGAGGCCGCGCCGTCGAAGACGACCCTCCTCCCGCACGTAGGCGGGGCGGACGTCGGGACCGTCACGCATCTGGCTAGGTTAGCCAAGGACTTAGGCTATCCAGCAGTGAGTGTTGTAGGCCCTCTATACCACGCCCCCACCAGAGCGGGCCTGGTGAAGTTCTTCAGCCACGTAGCCAGGGCGGACGTACCCATAATAATATACAACAACAAGGGCAGGCAAGGGTACAACATATCCCCGGAGGACTTCGACGCCATCGTTAAGGAAGTCCCGCACGTCGCCGGGATAAAGGACGCCAGCTACGACGTCGAGCAGCTTCTGGAGTACGTTGCGAGGTTCGGGTCAAGGCACTTCATCGCCGGCGCCGGGGACAACCTCCTCCTCTACACGTTCGCCGTAGGCGCGCCGGCCCACATATGCGGGGTCTCGAACGCCCTCCCGGAGATCGCCACAGACCTCTACAAGGCAGTCACCGCGGGAGACTTGAGGAGGGCGGCCGAGCTTCAGTACAGGATCGTCACGCTGAGGAAGGCGATCAGGAGGTTTGGTGTGGAGACGCAGGAGGTCCTGAGGGCGATGCTCAAGTTGAGGGGGGTTGACAGCGGTGAACCGCCTATACAGCTGAGCTACACGCTCACCGACGAGCAGATGGGTGAACTTAAAAACATCTTGGGAAAGTACCTAACGCAGTAG
- a CDS encoding D-isomer specific 2-hydroxyacid dehydrogenase family protein, protein MGRVKIAVVNSKSFGLYTDAVQRLERMGEVARIEVPKDIGGGELAARLDGYHFIIASVTPRYGREFFERNGSVVMIVRHGIGYDNIDVKAAEEHGVIVSRVPGWREREAVAEYTVALMLSALRFVVQASNKVREGRWGERARFIGGELKNLTVGLVGFGNIGFRVATILRSGFGADVAVYDPYIPKQKIEEAGFRHYSDLCELLKVSDIVTLHATLTQENYHMIGAREFECMKDGVVIVNTARGELIDTQQLIKYVEAGKVSTAALDVVEGEPIGRDHQLLKHENIIVTPHIAAYTWEAVKGMDDAMVEAVVNYLSGKPLDGVVVMPSNPRKLPPDTTFTLPS, encoded by the coding sequence TTGGGCAGAGTCAAGATAGCTGTAGTGAATTCCAAGTCATTCGGGCTCTACACGGACGCCGTTCAGAGGCTCGAGAGGATGGGAGAGGTAGCGAGGATAGAGGTCCCGAAAGACATAGGGGGTGGCGAGCTGGCGGCGAGGTTGGACGGCTACCACTTCATAATCGCTAGCGTAACGCCCAGGTACGGCAGGGAGTTCTTCGAACGCAACGGCAGCGTTGTCATGATCGTCAGGCACGGGATAGGGTACGACAACATAGACGTTAAAGCGGCTGAGGAGCACGGCGTCATAGTGTCTAGGGTGCCTGGGTGGAGGGAGCGTGAGGCAGTCGCCGAATACACTGTAGCCCTGATGTTGAGTGCATTGAGGTTCGTCGTTCAAGCGTCCAACAAAGTCCGTGAGGGAAGGTGGGGTGAGAGGGCGAGGTTCATCGGAGGCGAGCTGAAGAACCTCACCGTAGGTCTCGTGGGCTTCGGGAACATAGGCTTCAGAGTGGCCACGATACTGAGGAGCGGCTTCGGGGCGGACGTCGCCGTGTACGACCCATACATACCTAAGCAGAAGATAGAGGAGGCAGGGTTCAGACACTACTCAGACCTGTGTGAGTTGCTCAAGGTATCGGACATCGTAACCCTGCACGCCACCCTAACCCAGGAGAATTACCACATGATAGGCGCCAGGGAGTTCGAATGCATGAAGGACGGGGTTGTAATAGTCAACACAGCGCGAGGGGAGTTAATAGACACGCAACAATTAATAAAGTACGTGGAGGCGGGGAAGGTCAGCACGGCAGCGCTTGACGTGGTTGAGGGGGAGCCTATAGGTAGGGACCACCAACTCCTAAAGCATGAGAACATCATAGTGACCCCACACATCGCCGCATACACGTGGGAGGCGGTTAAAGGCATGGACGACGCGATGGTTGAGGCAGTGGTTAATTACTTAAGCGGCAAGCCGCTGGACGGCGTCGTCGTGATGCCAAGTAACCCTAGGAAGCTCCCGCCTGACACGACATTCACGCTACCGTCCTGA
- a CDS encoding FGGY family carbohydrate kinase produces the protein MIVAVDVGTSSVKAGLVSPGGRLVRSYVKPIPLSTPAQLAAEHDLELMWRLVLEGVVRVSRGYEGKVEAISLGTYLHALGVLDERFRVVVNVMTYLDRRCHAEQKEIEERGFELYRRTGCPPIFVFPLCKALWLRRQGLLRSSHKLTFLKDYLVYKLTGRHAVDYGVASGTGFLNVRDLRWEPLALEAGAVDEDMLPQLVEGAKVYERVDVRDARLTDVAVVPGSFDGALQNIGYGVFSPDAVLNLGSTTVVRALTQDLVIDREPEARFFTYYAADGYRVVGGASNNGMAVVKWFKSIFRGGRSLRGGIMCRDGVYVLPFAAGERYPFRDPDLTFTFTGLRLEHKHEDLVKALFEGMALVAKAIVDAVEENTVEVRQLHCAGGGCGNADLVRVFANVLCKPILIHKNPRNAVVLGAAATAMKALGYIKSFSEAEFRSGAPVTRVNPDNDSCTVYEECLKKFLKLVNVFRGSPQGV, from the coding sequence TTGATAGTCGCTGTCGATGTGGGCACTTCAAGCGTGAAGGCAGGGCTTGTGAGTCCGGGCGGCAGACTCGTCAGGTCCTACGTCAAGCCCATCCCGTTAAGCACGCCGGCTCAGCTCGCCGCCGAACACGATTTAGAGCTTATGTGGCGGCTGGTTCTGGAGGGGGTGGTGAGGGTCTCACGCGGCTATGAAGGCAAGGTTGAGGCCATATCGCTTGGCACGTACCTCCACGCCCTAGGAGTCTTAGATGAGAGATTCCGGGTGGTCGTGAATGTTATGACCTATCTTGACAGGCGTTGCCATGCAGAGCAGAAGGAGATTGAGGAGCGCGGGTTCGAGCTGTACAGAAGGACTGGATGCCCCCCTATATTCGTCTTCCCACTGTGTAAAGCCTTATGGCTGAGGAGGCAAGGCCTGCTGAGGTCGTCGCATAAGCTGACCTTCCTTAAGGATTACCTGGTATACAAGCTGACCGGACGTCATGCCGTGGACTACGGGGTTGCGTCCGGGACTGGGTTCCTGAACGTGCGTGACTTAAGGTGGGAGCCGCTGGCTCTGGAGGCGGGTGCGGTGGACGAGGACATGCTACCGCAGTTAGTTGAGGGGGCTAAGGTCTATGAGCGTGTGGATGTGAGGGACGCGAGGCTAACGGACGTGGCGGTAGTTCCGGGGTCTTTCGACGGGGCCCTCCAGAACATAGGCTACGGCGTGTTCAGCCCGGATGCAGTGCTAAACCTAGGCTCAACCACTGTGGTCAGGGCGCTCACGCAGGACCTCGTGATAGATAGGGAGCCTGAGGCTAGGTTCTTCACGTACTACGCTGCCGACGGCTACAGAGTCGTAGGTGGGGCCTCCAACAACGGCATGGCGGTCGTCAAATGGTTTAAATCGATCTTTAGAGGAGGCCGCTCATTACGTGGCGGCATCATGTGTAGGGACGGCGTGTACGTCCTGCCGTTCGCAGCAGGGGAGAGGTACCCCTTCAGAGACCCTGACCTCACGTTCACGTTCACGGGCCTGCGTTTAGAGCACAAGCATGAGGACTTAGTTAAGGCCTTGTTCGAGGGCATGGCGTTAGTGGCGAAGGCTATAGTTGATGCTGTTGAGGAGAACACCGTTGAAGTGAGGCAACTACACTGCGCAGGCGGCGGGTGCGGTAACGCGGATTTAGTGAGGGTTTTCGCTAACGTGCTATGTAAGCCAATACTCATTCACAAAAACCCCAGGAATGCAGTGGTTCTAGGTGCAGCAGCCACTGCCATGAAAGCCCTAGGCTACATAAAGTCTTTCAGTGAGGCTGAGTTTAGATCCGGAGCCCCGGTAACGCGCGTTAACCCTGATAATGATTCATGCACCGTTTACGAGGAGTGCCTCAAGAAGTTCCTCAAGCTTGTTAACGTGTTTAGAGGGTCGCCCCAGGGGGTGTGA
- a CDS encoding FGGY family carbohydrate kinase, with product MRVLSIDLGTTNLKTSVLEIGDDLRQVRTLKSIVSRLTPHTPEPGAHEHSPQEVRMLITQHVRHLTRSFKVDAVVLATYLFATVIVDRELKPRSNIITWLDERSIKFVRLVGERGPELYRRTGCPPTHIYTLPKLLWLRRSCPATLANALILDGKSLLTSWMLGYPVTDLSTASGTYQMLNISELKWDPLALETAGVDESSLPQLAEAYFTDVLRESAAVDMGLKPATPVILGLYDGGSMIFGLNGGVRDVAVMNVGTSAMLRAVVNKPVVDSSPHMRLQTYYLLDRLWLSGGAVNNAGVVVEFMVKLVNADVSELPRILEGAPPKPWETPLTLPLLHPERLPFLRSAGMHILSIGPGTSARALIWGVVEGVLMLLKLLGDSLHENGIPYGEVRIGGGLARYRGVREMASLIFGKRVGYVGGVEASHIGNALLTLRATEGVKAVDEFVRNVGTLLEYEDFNEALAREYELKYSRFKRLVCSDLLQPSSEGS from the coding sequence TTGAGGGTTCTCTCCATAGATTTAGGCACGACCAACCTCAAGACCTCCGTGCTTGAAATCGGTGACGACCTGAGGCAGGTTAGGACGTTGAAGTCCATCGTAAGCAGGCTAACGCCTCACACTCCAGAGCCCGGGGCCCACGAGCACAGCCCGCAGGAGGTGAGGATGCTCATCACCCAGCACGTGAGGCATCTAACACGTAGCTTCAAAGTGGATGCGGTAGTCCTGGCGACGTACCTCTTCGCTACGGTGATTGTTGATAGGGAGCTTAAGCCGAGGAGCAACATAATCACGTGGCTGGATGAAAGGTCAATAAAGTTCGTTAGGCTTGTCGGAGAACGCGGGCCCGAGCTCTACAGAAGGACCGGATGCCCGCCAACACATATCTACACCCTCCCTAAGCTACTATGGCTCAGGAGATCATGCCCGGCAACCCTTGCCAACGCCTTAATACTTGACGGGAAGTCGCTCCTGACCTCATGGATGCTGGGGTACCCGGTGACAGACCTCTCAACAGCCTCAGGAACCTACCAGATGCTGAATATAAGCGAGCTTAAATGGGATCCGCTTGCGCTGGAGACTGCGGGTGTGGATGAGAGCTCGCTCCCGCAACTGGCTGAAGCGTACTTCACGGACGTATTGAGGGAGAGCGCGGCGGTAGACATGGGGCTGAAGCCAGCAACGCCCGTGATTCTAGGACTATATGACGGTGGTTCCATGATATTCGGTCTAAACGGGGGTGTGAGGGATGTGGCAGTCATGAACGTCGGCACCAGCGCCATGCTAAGGGCTGTGGTCAACAAACCTGTGGTTGACTCATCACCGCACATGAGGCTTCAGACGTACTACCTACTCGATCGCCTGTGGCTCAGCGGCGGGGCGGTGAACAACGCCGGCGTCGTTGTGGAGTTTATGGTGAAGCTAGTGAATGCTGACGTAAGCGAGCTCCCCAGGATTTTAGAGGGGGCTCCGCCTAAACCGTGGGAAACCCCTCTAACCTTACCCCTACTTCATCCGGAGAGACTGCCGTTCCTGCGGAGTGCGGGTATGCACATACTCTCCATAGGGCCTGGCACCTCAGCGCGGGCACTGATCTGGGGGGTTGTGGAGGGGGTGTTAATGCTTCTAAAATTACTAGGCGATAGCCTCCACGAGAACGGCATCCCGTACGGGGAGGTAAGGATCGGCGGGGGGCTGGCTAGGTATAGGGGCGTCCGTGAGATGGCCTCACTGATCTTCGGTAAGAGGGTGGGGTATGTGGGCGGTGTTGAGGCGTCGCACATAGGCAACGCGCTACTCACTCTGAGAGCTACTGAAGGCGTCAAGGCGGTGGACGAGTTCGTCAGGAACGTGGGCACGTTACTGGAGTATGAGGATTTCAATGAAGCCCTCGCCAGGGAATATGAGCTGAAGTACTCAAGGTTCAAACGCCTGGTCTGCAGTGACCTGCTTCAGCCGAGCTCTGAAGGTTCATAA
- a CDS encoding ABC transporter ATP-binding protein: MSDVVVLLRDVWKTYDEGNNKVVVLKNLNASFRRGEIVGIHGPSGSGKTTLLKMIAGLVRPDRGEIIVDGYNLNMLDENGLAMIRNTVVSYIPQDYGVIDEFTVFENVEIPMLIAGVGREERVRRVREVLEYIGLLSKVDVRTKHLSGGEKQRVAIARALVMTPSVLLADEPTANLDWNTALKVIDLFTKIRKDFKTTVVIVTHDPRLLDLMDRSLNLLDGYLKDAALKRRA; this comes from the coding sequence GTGAGCGATGTCGTCGTCCTCCTGAGGGATGTGTGGAAGACGTATGACGAGGGAAACAATAAGGTAGTGGTGCTGAAGAACCTCAACGCCTCCTTCAGGAGGGGGGAGATAGTGGGTATCCACGGACCCAGTGGCTCAGGCAAGACCACGCTACTCAAGATGATTGCAGGGCTGGTGAGGCCTGACAGGGGGGAGATTATCGTGGATGGCTACAACCTTAACATGCTTGACGAGAACGGGCTGGCCATGATCAGGAACACCGTGGTCAGCTACATACCTCAGGACTACGGCGTGATAGACGAGTTCACAGTGTTCGAGAACGTTGAGATACCGATGCTGATAGCGGGGGTCGGGAGGGAGGAGAGGGTGAGGAGGGTTAGGGAGGTCCTGGAGTACATAGGACTCCTTAGTAAGGTCGACGTCAGGACGAAGCACTTGAGCGGCGGTGAGAAGCAGAGGGTAGCTATAGCGAGGGCTCTGGTCATGACCCCCTCAGTGCTCCTGGCTGACGAGCCGACGGCGAACCTCGACTGGAACACCGCGTTGAAGGTGATAGATCTCTTCACAAAGATAAGGAAGGACTTCAAAACGACCGTGGTTATAGTCACGCACGACCCGAGACTCCTCGACCTCATGGATAGATCTCTAAACCTGCTGGACGGTTACCTGAAGGACGCCGCGCTCAAACGCAGGGCTTAA
- a CDS encoding DUF447 family protein has translation MAAELRKFLRFGHHEALAVTSNNDLTPHASPMGVEFSGTQLLLRPYTSTTTYRNLMVRPYLTLNFTQDARYFFQALLRPGELGFRTGRRGNVPVICGDFDLYVEGHASLAGVEGVRAVFLIDFDDVYTGTGSRLALSRANNALLEALTYYTKVKALAGAGNEHADAVSDYLNLIELNLTLVRRLGSGELVDMADELEEALRRLVGGGLRQGW, from the coding sequence ATGGCTGCTGAGCTACGGAAGTTTCTGCGGTTCGGGCATCACGAGGCATTAGCAGTGACTTCAAACAACGATCTAACGCCTCACGCATCCCCCATGGGGGTTGAGTTTTCCGGGACTCAGCTACTGCTCAGACCCTATACCTCAACCACGACCTACCGTAACCTTATGGTAAGGCCTTACCTAACTCTGAACTTCACTCAAGACGCCAGGTACTTCTTTCAAGCCCTGCTCAGACCCGGCGAGCTGGGGTTCAGGACGGGGCGGCGTGGCAACGTCCCGGTGATCTGCGGCGACTTCGACCTGTATGTGGAGGGTCACGCCAGCCTTGCAGGGGTTGAGGGCGTGAGGGCGGTGTTCCTCATCGACTTTGATGATGTTTACACGGGGACGGGGTCGAGGCTAGCCCTCAGCAGAGCCAATAATGCATTGCTCGAGGCTTTGACGTACTACACTAAGGTTAAGGCTCTGGCAGGCGCGGGCAACGAGCACGCGGACGCCGTCAGTGATTACCTAAATTTAATAGAACTGAACCTTACTTTAGTGAGAAGGTTAGGGAGTGGGGAGCTGGTCGACATGGCTGACGAGCTTGAGGAAGCGTTAAGACGGCTGGTCGGTGGTGGGTTACGTCAAGGCTGGTAG
- a CDS encoding 6-hydroxymethylpterin diphosphokinase MptE-like protein, with product MVFGGLRDEVRWASLHEIVRREFGFDVEEDFNAAEVLNMIIQSGMASRETVAGKLRGLVGGARALVVGAGSSCVDVKEVFKHYDVLIAADGALRCCRSVGVEPHVVVTDLDGVGLGDLLTFEGVIVIHAHGDNVGRLISMVPLLKGKDVLGTSQVPLKTSNVSVAGGFTDGDRAVYIALVNDARDVGLVGFDFEGSVGRYSKPYLTGEVPATPVKRRKFYWGRFLIELMGLGSGVEVRYACSASEGPLQASPRLLQV from the coding sequence GTGGTTTTCGGAGGCCTGAGGGATGAGGTTCGGTGGGCATCACTGCATGAGATCGTTAGGCGTGAGTTCGGATTCGACGTTGAGGAGGACTTCAACGCCGCTGAGGTCCTGAACATGATCATTCAAAGCGGTATGGCCTCCCGCGAGACCGTCGCGGGGAAACTGCGAGGCCTAGTGGGGGGCGCCCGAGCCCTAGTCGTTGGAGCCGGTTCTAGCTGCGTCGACGTTAAGGAAGTGTTCAAGCACTATGACGTGCTCATAGCTGCTGACGGTGCTCTGAGGTGTTGCCGGAGCGTCGGCGTCGAACCCCACGTGGTTGTGACGGATCTGGATGGTGTGGGGTTAGGCGACCTACTCACATTCGAGGGCGTTATAGTGATCCACGCTCACGGCGATAACGTGGGGAGGCTGATCTCCATGGTGCCTCTCCTGAAGGGTAAGGACGTGTTAGGGACTTCCCAAGTGCCCCTCAAGACCTCTAACGTAAGTGTTGCCGGGGGATTCACGGACGGGGACAGGGCCGTCTACATAGCGCTTGTGAACGACGCGCGTGATGTGGGGCTGGTAGGCTTCGACTTCGAGGGATCGGTGGGAAGGTACTCTAAGCCGTATCTAACTGGGGAGGTTCCGGCAACCCCGGTTAAGAGGAGAAAGTTTTATTGGGGGAGATTCCTAATTGAGTTGATGGGGTTGGGCAGCGGTGTCGAAGTACGCTATGCGTGCAGTGCGTCTGAAGGTCCCCTACAGGCTTCACCTAGGCTTCTACAGGTATAG
- a CDS encoding RimK family alpha-L-glutamate ligase, with translation MAVIHEAPVPPQSARELLTELLKRGASVLYLRISRLNSEVLSDGGLRISYGTEHVLEIDGGLVRGVGSVTSMEALLKRVNTLRQLEMRGVTLMNSAQGFMNARDKYRATQLLANAGLRVPETKLTEDVYVLSETVRNWGRAVFKPLIGSMGYGSLLVTDPDVAFIIGKTWLSHSQPVLLQRYMRSKDRDIRVFVVGGEVLGAIYRYKPENTWKTNVAQGAKVEGAVVDVELKELSIKATETLGLDYAGVDVGETEEGYVIYEVNAMPNWQGFYAGTGISPAPKIVECLFNRLRK, from the coding sequence GTGGCGGTGATTCACGAGGCCCCTGTCCCACCTCAGTCAGCCAGGGAATTGCTGACGGAGTTGCTGAAGAGAGGGGCTTCAGTCCTCTACTTGAGGATCTCCAGACTCAACAGCGAGGTGTTGAGTGACGGCGGGCTGAGGATTAGCTATGGGACCGAGCACGTGCTTGAGATTGACGGCGGTCTTGTGAGGGGGGTTGGCTCTGTGACAAGCATGGAAGCCCTGCTCAAGAGGGTGAACACGTTGAGGCAGCTTGAGATGAGGGGGGTGACGCTCATGAACAGCGCTCAGGGCTTCATGAACGCGCGTGACAAGTACAGAGCGACGCAGCTCCTGGCTAACGCAGGGTTAAGAGTCCCTGAGACCAAGCTGACGGAGGACGTGTACGTGCTGAGCGAGACTGTGAGGAACTGGGGGAGGGCGGTCTTCAAACCCCTCATAGGGAGCATGGGGTATGGCTCACTCCTCGTCACAGACCCTGACGTGGCATTCATCATAGGTAAGACCTGGCTCAGCCACAGCCAGCCAGTACTGCTTCAGAGGTACATGAGAAGCAAGGACCGTGATATAAGGGTCTTCGTGGTGGGCGGCGAGGTGTTAGGAGCTATATACAGGTACAAGCCTGAGAACACATGGAAGACGAACGTAGCTCAGGGGGCCAAGGTGGAGGGGGCGGTCGTCGACGTGGAGCTCAAGGAACTCTCGATCAAGGCTACGGAGACCTTAGGTCTGGACTATGCTGGAGTGGACGTTGGGGAGACTGAGGAGGGTTACGTCATATATGAGGTGAACGCCATGCCTAACTGGCAGGGATTCTACGCCGGGACGGGCATAAGCCCGGCGCCGAAGATAGTTGAGTGCCTGTTTAACAGGCTGAGGAAATGA
- a CDS encoding Lrp/AsnC family transcriptional regulator, protein MPGGVGETVEAGIYTNVDELDVKIIARLVNDSRIPFRQLARELGVSESTIYMRVRRLKERGILKGFTACLDLNRLGLVQQVYIEVKASPQHIRNVVEELVSYPNVLEVYEVSGEYPLLIKVASTSSEELTSTVDRIALIKGVTEMDVKYVFKTLESEGVRKIFLRA, encoded by the coding sequence TTGCCGGGAGGTGTGGGTGAGACGGTCGAGGCAGGGATCTACACGAATGTGGACGAGCTCGACGTCAAGATAATAGCTAGGCTGGTCAACGATTCAAGGATCCCGTTCAGGCAGCTCGCGCGTGAGTTAGGCGTGAGTGAGTCCACGATCTACATGAGGGTGAGGAGGCTTAAAGAGAGGGGTATTCTCAAGGGGTTCACCGCCTGCCTGGATTTGAATCGCCTGGGGCTCGTGCAACAGGTCTACATAGAGGTTAAGGCAAGTCCTCAACACATCAGGAACGTGGTCGAGGAGCTCGTGAGCTACCCGAACGTACTTGAGGTGTATGAAGTCAGCGGCGAGTACCCACTCCTCATTAAGGTGGCATCCACAAGCAGCGAGGAGTTGACGTCAACCGTTGACAGGATCGCACTGATTAAGGGCGTTACGGAGATGGACGTCAAGTACGTTTTCAAGACTCTGGAGAGTGAGGGGGTCAGGAAAATATTTTTGCGTGCTTAG